One segment of Bacteroides caecimuris DNA contains the following:
- the mnmA gene encoding tRNA 2-thiouridine(34) synthase MnmA → MIEKNKRVLLGMSGGTDSSVAAMRLLEAGYEVIGVTFRFYELNGSTEYLEDARNLAERLGIRHITYDAREIFARQIIEYFVQEYLAGRTPVPCTLCNNYLKWPLLAKIADEMGVFYIATGHYARNIRLNETVYITHAADLDKDQTFFLWGLKQDILNRMLLPMGDITKVEARAWAAEHGFRKVATKKDSIGVCFCPMDYRTFLKDWLVRNGQTSVSNSEASINDSQTTDSDKQTWSDRIRRGRFIDEKGRFIAWHEGYPFYTIGQRRGLGIHLNRPVFVKEIDSEKNEVVLASLSALEKTEMWLKDWNLVNQERTLGRADIIVKIRYRKQENHGTITITPDHLLHVQLHEPLTAVAPGQAAAFYGDGLLLGGGIIVNAR, encoded by the coding sequence ATGATAGAGAAAAACAAACGCGTATTGCTTGGAATGAGTGGTGGTACGGATAGCTCTGTTGCTGCTATGCGATTGCTGGAGGCCGGTTATGAAGTAATCGGAGTAACCTTCCGTTTTTATGAATTGAATGGTTCGACGGAGTACCTGGAAGATGCTCGTAATTTGGCAGAACGTTTAGGAATACGGCATATAACGTACGATGCCCGTGAGATATTTGCCCGGCAGATTATTGAATATTTTGTGCAGGAATACTTGGCAGGTCGTACTCCGGTCCCCTGTACATTGTGTAATAATTATCTGAAATGGCCTTTGCTCGCTAAAATTGCCGATGAAATGGGCGTTTTCTATATTGCTACCGGTCATTATGCACGGAATATACGACTAAATGAAACCGTTTATATAACACATGCTGCCGACTTGGATAAGGACCAAACTTTCTTTTTATGGGGCTTGAAACAGGATATTCTTAATAGGATGCTGTTGCCGATGGGTGATATCACGAAAGTGGAAGCCCGTGCCTGGGCTGCTGAACATGGATTCCGAAAGGTGGCAACCAAAAAGGATAGTATAGGTGTTTGTTTTTGCCCGATGGACTATCGGACCTTTTTAAAAGACTGGTTGGTCAGAAATGGTCAGACGTCGGTCAGCAATAGTGAGGCATCAATCAACGATAGTCAGACAACGGATAGTGATAAACAAACCTGGTCTGATAGAATCAGAAGAGGACGATTTATCGATGAAAAGGGGCGTTTTATTGCTTGGCATGAAGGCTATCCTTTTTATACTATTGGACAAAGACGCGGCTTGGGTATTCATCTGAATCGTCCTGTATTTGTGAAAGAGATTGATTCTGAAAAGAACGAAGTGGTGTTAGCTTCTCTTTCAGCACTGGAAAAAACAGAAATGTGGTTGAAAGATTGGAATCTTGTAAATCAGGAACGTACTTTAGGACGTGCTGACATAATTGTGAAGATAAGATATCGTAAACAAGAGAATCATGGTACGATTACCATTACACCGGACCACTTACTGCATGTACAACTTCACGAACCGTTAACTGCCGTTGCTCCCGGGCAGGCCGCCGCATTCTATGGAGACGGATTACTATTAGGAGGAGGAATCATTGTCAATGCCCGGTAA
- a CDS encoding DEAD/DEAH box helicase, whose amino-acid sequence MKERPTNGRVIIVFTEHPIFGILLIPYIAERLNDGTLQLVEQAFHASSEAISMMSEAERQAIDIASYYTEKYLMGLYSREKTVSRFLHKLSKDPARIKNHIRPFIEKKLLEMLALIRENGLPFYQKQAGSKILYAHHAYHINPHDVEIRVTFHVDSKTFRYQLQCYYEGQSFSLSELKPVVVLTSSPVTLLLGMELYFFPHIESARILAFTKKRSISVDASQIEKYIDNIVIPIARYHEIETHGLNIMEEKCVCEAILSFEDVTYNGQALQLGFRYRDQIFTPDSAIEMKKIVYRKTSGEICFFRRNMIMEEQAVQLLTDAGLQQLNNTYFSLSPKTPEKTLVEWINNHRELLQQSFHLINNAENARYSLDEIHIEQSCDNEVDWFELHITVVIGNLRIPFSRFRKHILEEKREYLLPDGRMILLPEEWFSKYANLLEMGIQTEKGIRLKHTFIGAVQTALGENGIKKIPAKQQIRKVAVPKTLKATLRPYQQKGFSWMVHLYKRGFGGCLADDMGLGKTLQTLTLLQYIYKPSAPKQPATLIVVPTSLLHNWRREAKRFTALSMTEYNNTVAIDKKRPEKFFGRFHLIFTTYGMMKNNIDILRSYRFKYVVLDESQNIKNSDSLNFRSAIQLQSNHRLVLTGTPIENSLKDLWAQFHFIQPDLLGAESAFQKQFIIPIRQGNARVETQLQQLIAPFILRRSKKEVAPELPELTEETIYCDMTGEQNTCYEQEKNSLRNILLQHTQSTDRLHSFSVLNGILRLRQLSCHPQLIFPDYTGTSGKATQIIETFDTLQSEGHKVLIFSSFVKHLELLAEAFQERGWKYALLTGSTSNRSSEIAHFTDQKDVQAFLISLKAGGVGLNLTQADYVFIIDPWWNPAAESQAIARAHRIGQDKQVIAYRFITQNSIEEKILHLQDEKRRLAETFVADSESLPILSNEQWVDLL is encoded by the coding sequence ATGAAAGAAAGACCAACTAACGGACGAGTTATAATCGTTTTCACAGAGCATCCGATATTCGGCATATTACTGATTCCGTATATTGCGGAAAGGCTGAACGATGGTACCTTGCAATTAGTGGAACAAGCGTTTCACGCCTCTTCCGAGGCTATAAGTATGATGAGTGAAGCAGAAAGACAAGCTATTGATATTGCTTCATATTACACAGAAAAGTACTTGATGGGGCTCTACTCCCGTGAGAAAACAGTATCGCGTTTTCTACACAAGCTATCCAAAGATCCGGCACGAATTAAAAATCATATTCGCCCGTTTATTGAGAAGAAGTTGTTGGAAATGCTGGCATTGATACGGGAAAACGGGCTGCCTTTTTATCAGAAACAAGCCGGTAGTAAAATACTATATGCCCATCATGCTTATCATATCAACCCTCATGACGTCGAAATTCGCGTAACGTTTCATGTTGACAGTAAAACATTCCGCTATCAGTTACAATGTTATTATGAAGGGCAATCATTCTCTTTGAGTGAACTAAAACCTGTGGTTGTACTGACCTCCTCACCAGTCACCCTATTATTGGGAATGGAGTTATACTTCTTTCCGCACATTGAAAGCGCACGAATCCTAGCTTTCACAAAGAAAAGATCAATTAGCGTAGACGCCTCACAGATTGAAAAATACATAGACAACATCGTTATTCCGATTGCACGTTATCACGAAATCGAGACTCACGGTTTAAATATCATGGAAGAAAAATGTGTCTGTGAAGCTATTCTCTCATTCGAAGATGTCACGTATAACGGGCAAGCATTACAGCTTGGTTTCCGTTACAGAGACCAGATATTCACACCGGATAGTGCCATTGAGATGAAGAAAATCGTTTATCGGAAAACGTCCGGTGAAATCTGCTTTTTCCGGCGAAATATGATAATGGAAGAACAAGCTGTCCAACTCTTAACGGATGCCGGTCTGCAACAGCTCAACAATACATATTTCAGCCTATCACCCAAGACTCCGGAAAAGACGCTTGTCGAATGGATCAACAACCACCGGGAGCTATTGCAGCAATCCTTCCACCTCATCAACAACGCAGAAAATGCACGTTATAGCCTGGATGAAATACACATTGAGCAAAGTTGCGACAATGAAGTCGACTGGTTTGAACTGCATATCACAGTTGTTATCGGTAATCTACGTATCCCCTTTTCACGTTTCCGCAAGCATATTCTGGAGGAAAAGAGAGAATATCTATTACCTGACGGTCGCATGATTCTCCTGCCCGAAGAGTGGTTCAGCAAATATGCCAACCTACTGGAGATGGGAATACAAACAGAAAAAGGAATCCGCCTGAAACATACGTTTATAGGTGCCGTGCAGACAGCCTTGGGTGAGAACGGCATAAAAAAGATTCCGGCGAAACAGCAGATACGTAAGGTTGCCGTGCCGAAAACCCTCAAAGCAACATTACGTCCCTATCAGCAGAAAGGATTCTCATGGATGGTACATCTGTATAAGCGAGGATTCGGCGGATGCCTGGCAGATGATATGGGACTCGGGAAGACGCTTCAAACCCTGACTCTGCTACAATACATATACAAGCCATCCGCTCCCAAGCAACCCGCCACCCTGATTGTTGTTCCTACGTCGCTACTTCACAACTGGCGCCGGGAAGCCAAACGCTTTACAGCGCTCTCGATGACGGAATACAACAACACCGTGGCTATAGACAAGAAACGACCGGAAAAATTCTTCGGTCGTTTTCACTTGATCTTTACCACGTATGGCATGATGAAAAATAACATTGATATACTCCGTTCTTACCGTTTCAAATACGTCGTGCTCGATGAAAGTCAGAATATCAAGAATAGCGACTCACTTAACTTCCGGTCGGCAATTCAACTGCAAAGTAACCACCGACTAGTACTGACAGGTACTCCTATCGAAAACTCATTAAAAGACCTGTGGGCACAATTTCATTTTATACAACCGGACCTACTGGGGGCGGAAAGTGCTTTCCAAAAACAATTCATAATTCCGATTCGCCAGGGAAACGCACGCGTAGAAACACAATTGCAACAACTGATAGCCCCATTCATCCTCCGCAGAAGCAAGAAGGAGGTAGCTCCGGAACTTCCTGAACTCACCGAAGAAACCATCTACTGTGACATGACTGGAGAGCAGAATACGTGTTACGAGCAGGAGAAAAACAGCCTGCGTAACATACTTCTTCAGCACACTCAAAGTACGGACAGACTCCATTCATTCAGTGTACTAAATGGTATTCTGCGTTTACGACAACTCTCTTGCCACCCGCAACTTATTTTTCCTGATTACACCGGAACATCCGGAAAAGCCACACAGATCATTGAAACATTCGATACATTACAGAGCGAAGGACACAAAGTTCTCATTTTCTCTTCATTCGTCAAACATCTCGAGTTGCTGGCCGAAGCTTTCCAAGAGCGAGGCTGGAAATATGCCCTATTAACAGGATCGACCAGCAATCGTTCTTCCGAAATCGCCCATTTCACCGATCAGAAAGATGTCCAGGCATTCCTTATTTCGCTAAAAGCAGGGGGTGTGGGACTCAATCTTACGCAAGCCGACTATGTGTTTATCATAGATCCCTGGTGGAATCCGGCCGCCGAATCGCAAGCAATCGCCCGTGCCCATCGCATCGGTCAGGACAAGCAGGTGATTGCCTATCGCTTCATTACACAAAACAGCATCGAGGAAAAGATTCTGCATCTGCAAGATGAGAAACGAAGACTGGCGGAAACATTTGTTGCCGACAGTGAGTCATTGCCCATATTAAGCAATGAGCAATGGGTAGACTTACTCTAA